From Dietzia sp. ANT_WB102, a single genomic window includes:
- a CDS encoding LLM class flavin-dependent oxidoreductase — translation MDHPDSAVRSASDALLQSVELAEAAEELGMDGAYFRVHHFARQLGSPTALLAAVGARTSRIEIGTGVVDMRYVNPLGFAEDVAAADLLSGGRVQLGVSRGSPEQVIDGWRYFGFDPADGETDADMARRHTDVFLRAVEGMQFAAPNPRPMFPNPPGLLRIEPYSPGLRERIWWGAASDSTARWAAGKGMHLMSSTLKADESGEPLHVQQRRQIEAFRDEWALHDHGVEPRVSVSRSIVAITSDTDRRYFLDSSERGDQFGQIEPGLRAVFGRSYTAEPDRLVEQLAQDEAIRAADTVLITVPTQLGADYNAHLLESILTHVAPELGWR, via the coding sequence ATGGATCATCCGGACTCGGCTGTCAGGTCCGCCTCCGACGCTCTATTGCAGAGCGTCGAGCTCGCCGAGGCCGCCGAGGAGCTCGGAATGGATGGTGCCTACTTCAGGGTTCATCACTTCGCTCGGCAGCTGGGGAGTCCCACAGCCCTGCTGGCCGCAGTCGGGGCCCGTACGAGCCGTATCGAGATCGGCACCGGGGTGGTGGACATGCGCTACGTCAACCCCCTCGGCTTCGCCGAGGACGTCGCCGCCGCAGATCTCCTGTCAGGAGGGCGGGTACAACTGGGCGTCTCCAGGGGATCGCCCGAGCAGGTGATCGACGGGTGGCGGTATTTCGGGTTCGACCCCGCCGACGGGGAGACCGACGCCGACATGGCGCGGCGCCACACGGACGTCTTCCTCCGTGCCGTCGAAGGCATGCAGTTCGCTGCACCCAATCCGCGTCCGATGTTCCCGAATCCGCCGGGGTTACTGCGAATCGAGCCCTATTCGCCGGGGCTGCGAGAGCGGATCTGGTGGGGAGCCGCGTCCGACTCCACTGCGCGATGGGCGGCGGGGAAGGGAATGCACTTGATGTCTTCCACGCTGAAGGCGGACGAGTCGGGGGAGCCGTTGCACGTGCAGCAGCGCAGGCAGATCGAGGCCTTCCGGGACGAGTGGGCGCTGCACGACCACGGTGTCGAACCACGGGTATCGGTGTCCCGGTCCATCGTCGCGATCACCTCGGACACAGACCGGCGTTACTTCCTCGACAGTAGCGAGCGTGGCGACCAGTTCGGGCAGATCGAACCCGGCCTCCGGGCGGTGTTCGGACGGTCCTACACCGCGGAGCCGGATCGGTTGGTGGAGCAACTCGCCCAGGACGAGGCGATCAGGGCGGCAGACACGGTGCTCATCACCGTTCCCACCCAGCTTGGTGCGGACTACAACGCGCACCTGCTGGAATCAATTCTCACCCATGTGGCCCCTGAACTCGGGTGGCGATGA
- a CDS encoding peroxide stress protein YaaA yields the protein MRILLSPSETKSVGGSDTPLELGALSLPTLTETRRTVADALVALCTEDPDGARACLGLSDRLTGEIALNAQLWTSPTAPALTRYTGVLYDALDQASIIGAARSRAQSRLWIGSALFGLVAADDPIPHYRLSAGSRLPALGTLRALWKPALTAATSLWSDDLVVDLRSGGYHHLGPIAGAVTVDVVTEYPDGTRKVVSHFSKHHKGLLARTLATSRAEMRDIPSLLRVARRAGHIVERTSENVLTMVTTP from the coding sequence GTGCGCATCCTCCTCTCGCCGTCCGAAACCAAGTCCGTAGGCGGCTCGGACACGCCGCTTGAACTGGGCGCCCTCTCGCTGCCCACGCTGACCGAGACCCGCCGGACGGTGGCCGACGCGCTGGTGGCGTTGTGCACCGAGGACCCCGACGGAGCCCGCGCCTGTCTGGGATTGAGCGACAGGCTCACAGGGGAGATCGCCCTGAACGCGCAGCTGTGGACCTCCCCCACCGCACCCGCCCTCACCCGCTACACGGGAGTTCTCTACGACGCTCTCGACCAGGCGTCGATCATCGGCGCCGCTCGGTCTCGGGCACAGTCCCGACTTTGGATCGGATCGGCCTTGTTCGGTCTGGTCGCCGCCGACGACCCGATCCCTCACTATCGTCTCTCCGCCGGATCGCGGCTGCCCGCGCTCGGGACGCTACGGGCGTTGTGGAAGCCTGCCCTCACCGCCGCTACTTCTCTTTGGAGCGACGATCTGGTGGTGGATCTGCGCTCCGGCGGCTATCACCACCTGGGCCCGATAGCGGGCGCGGTGACGGTCGACGTGGTCACTGAGTACCCGGATGGTACGCGCAAGGTGGTGTCTCACTTCTCCAAGCACCACAAGGGCTTGCTCGCGCGGACGCTCGCCACTTCCCGCGCCGAGATGCGCGACATACCGTCGCTGCTCCGGGTGGCCCGCCGGGCCGGGCACATAGTGGAGCGCACCTCCGAGAACGTACTGACCATGGTCACAACGCCCTGA
- a CDS encoding proline--tRNA ligase, whose protein sequence is MITRLSHLFLRTLRDDPADAEVLSHKLLVRAGYVRRVAPGVYSWLPLGLRTLRRVEQVVREEMDAFGAQEISLPALLPREPYETTGRWTEYGPALFRLRDRKGNDMMLGPTHEELFTLTVQGEYSSYKDLPVTLYQIQTKYRDEERPRAGILRGREFVMKDSYSFDLDDAGLERAYQAHREAYQRIFDRLGIEYVICAATSGAMGGSASEEFLAVSAAGEDTFVRSTDGQYAANVEAVVTPAPPALPMEGQPRAVVHDTPDAPTIEALVTWANAAGLERQVTAADTLKTVMLKVRQPGRDWELLAVGLPGDREVDMKRVEAALEPAEVEILDDADFKANPFLVKGYIGPRALQANGIRYLVDPRVVEGTAWISGADEPGRHVVDLVCGRDFTPDGTIEVAEVREGDPAPDGHGTLTLARGIEIGHIFQLGRKYTDAFGFDVLGENGKPTRVTMGSYGIGVSRLVAVLAEQFADDKGLVWPAEAAPADVHVVIANKDDAAIAGASTLVEAFDRARLEVLFDDRKASPGVKFKDAELIGVPWVVVVGRGWSEGTVELRERATGEVTQVPVDGAADKIVQLIGAAR, encoded by the coding sequence GTGATCACGCGTCTGTCCCACCTGTTCCTCCGTACCCTCCGCGATGACCCGGCTGATGCCGAGGTCCTCAGCCACAAACTGCTGGTCCGCGCCGGGTACGTCCGTCGTGTTGCCCCTGGCGTGTATTCCTGGCTCCCGCTGGGTCTGCGCACCCTGCGAAGGGTCGAACAGGTGGTCCGCGAGGAGATGGACGCGTTCGGCGCGCAAGAGATCAGCCTGCCCGCACTCCTGCCGCGGGAACCGTACGAGACCACCGGCCGGTGGACCGAGTACGGCCCGGCGCTGTTCCGGCTCCGCGACCGCAAGGGCAACGACATGATGCTCGGGCCCACCCACGAGGAACTTTTCACGCTTACCGTGCAAGGTGAGTACTCCTCGTACAAGGACTTGCCGGTGACGCTGTATCAGATCCAGACCAAGTACCGCGACGAGGAGCGTCCCCGCGCCGGGATCCTGCGCGGCCGCGAGTTTGTGATGAAGGACTCTTACTCATTCGACCTCGATGACGCCGGGCTTGAGCGCGCCTACCAGGCGCACCGCGAGGCCTACCAACGCATCTTCGACCGTCTCGGGATCGAGTACGTCATCTGCGCGGCCACCTCCGGAGCTATGGGCGGTTCCGCCTCCGAGGAGTTCCTCGCTGTCTCTGCTGCCGGTGAAGACACGTTCGTCCGGTCCACCGACGGTCAGTATGCGGCCAATGTCGAGGCCGTCGTGACCCCCGCGCCGCCAGCCCTGCCCATGGAAGGGCAGCCCCGGGCGGTTGTGCACGACACCCCGGACGCCCCGACCATCGAGGCGCTTGTCACGTGGGCGAACGCAGCCGGCCTGGAACGGCAGGTCACTGCCGCGGACACACTCAAGACCGTGATGCTCAAGGTGCGTCAGCCCGGTCGAGACTGGGAGTTGCTGGCGGTGGGGCTACCGGGCGACCGTGAGGTCGACATGAAACGAGTCGAGGCCGCGCTCGAGCCGGCGGAAGTGGAAATCCTCGACGACGCCGACTTCAAGGCCAACCCGTTCCTCGTCAAGGGGTATATCGGCCCGCGAGCGTTGCAGGCGAACGGGATCCGCTATCTCGTCGACCCGAGGGTTGTAGAGGGAACCGCGTGGATCTCCGGCGCAGACGAGCCCGGTCGGCACGTGGTGGACCTGGTATGCGGCCGAGACTTCACGCCGGACGGGACCATCGAAGTCGCGGAGGTAAGGGAGGGAGACCCCGCGCCGGACGGACACGGCACCCTCACCCTGGCGCGCGGTATCGAGATCGGCCACATCTTCCAGCTCGGGCGGAAGTACACCGACGCCTTCGGGTTCGACGTTCTGGGCGAGAACGGCAAGCCCACAAGGGTCACCATGGGGTCCTACGGGATCGGAGTATCACGCCTTGTTGCAGTACTCGCGGAGCAGTTCGCCGACGACAAGGGGCTGGTCTGGCCTGCCGAAGCCGCACCGGCTGACGTCCACGTGGTGATCGCTAACAAAGACGACGCCGCGATAGCCGGTGCGTCGACTCTCGTCGAGGCGTTCGACCGTGCCCGCCTCGAGGTACTTTTCGACGATCGCAAGGCCTCCCCGGGGGTAAAATTCAAGGATGCCGAGCTGATCGGCGTCCCATGGGTGGTCGTGGTGGGTCGCGGGTGGTCCGAGGGCACCGTCGAGCTACGCGAGCGCGCCACCGGTGAGGTCACCCAAGTCCCGGTTGATGGTGCCGCAGACAAGATCGTCCAATTGATCGGCGCGGCACGCTAG
- a CDS encoding ferritin-like domain-containing protein, with the protein MTTPVGLAAEDAAVYGYGLVLARADGSIRAAVRRELAAHRDRRDAAELLWPGSPPAPVGYLAGEDTPASPVLLAIRIESDCCEAWRIELGRASSSETRRFCVDALTAAAVQMARWRTLVPGAPFEALPGFPPPA; encoded by the coding sequence GTGACGACCCCGGTCGGCTTGGCTGCCGAGGACGCTGCGGTCTACGGATACGGTCTCGTCCTCGCCCGGGCAGACGGCTCCATCCGGGCCGCGGTCCGTCGGGAGCTCGCGGCTCATCGCGACCGCCGGGACGCCGCGGAACTGTTGTGGCCGGGGTCGCCGCCCGCTCCTGTCGGCTACCTCGCGGGGGAGGACACCCCCGCTTCCCCTGTTCTGCTCGCGATTCGGATCGAATCGGATTGCTGTGAGGCCTGGCGCATCGAGCTTGGACGAGCCAGCTCGTCGGAGACCCGGCGATTCTGCGTCGACGCCCTCACCGCGGCGGCGGTCCAAATGGCTCGGTGGAGGACGCTGGTCCCGGGCGCGCCGTTCGAGGCGCTGCCCGGGTTTCCACCGCCTGCCTGA
- a CDS encoding twin-arginine translocation signal domain-containing protein — MHHSVPVDLSRRQFIAAAAVAAGLAVAGGCALPAGIGDPDTLIGLLDAAERDARELAAADASHGEWAGALRRIADARKIHAQQLADLVERPDGDQGLTPSSAPPLVCPPVEEVRARLRADAAGAAEAAAASEGARAEIAGAVSAACIAAVEVELA; from the coding sequence GTGCACCATTCCGTCCCCGTCGACCTCTCGCGCCGCCAGTTCATCGCCGCTGCAGCCGTTGCCGCCGGACTCGCAGTGGCCGGTGGCTGCGCACTACCTGCAGGCATAGGCGACCCCGACACGCTGATCGGCCTACTTGACGCCGCTGAGCGTGACGCACGTGAACTCGCGGCCGCAGACGCCTCCCACGGAGAGTGGGCCGGTGCCCTGCGCCGGATTGCCGACGCGAGGAAGATTCACGCACAACAACTCGCGGACCTCGTCGAGCGCCCGGACGGCGACCAAGGGCTGACACCGTCATCGGCGCCGCCGCTCGTGTGCCCGCCGGTGGAGGAAGTGCGGGCGCGCCTACGGGCCGATGCTGCCGGTGCCGCCGAGGCAGCCGCGGCGTCGGAGGGCGCCCGGGCGGAGATCGCGGGCGCGGTCTCGGCGGCATGCATCGCAGCGGTCGAAGTGGAGCTCGCGTGA
- the rimP gene encoding ribosome maturation factor RimP, translated as MIVPEPDWAHIRKAVSNRGLDLEDVREDSRSATWHVVVIVDGDSGVSLDDLAELSADLDPLAEQWGGAGQPVTLEVTSRGVDAPLEHPRHWHRARGRQVDLVYVDGGQGPSRGRIGDLDESSGVVRIVSRAGRGTKVDSVALEQVARAVIRVEFRPAPQEELALLSDPENPGRGVREGEDR; from the coding sequence GTGATCGTCCCCGAGCCCGACTGGGCCCATATACGCAAGGCGGTCTCGAACCGCGGTCTCGATCTCGAGGATGTCCGCGAGGACTCCCGGTCGGCCACGTGGCACGTGGTGGTCATCGTGGACGGGGATTCTGGAGTCTCCCTCGACGATCTCGCCGAGCTGTCTGCCGACCTCGATCCGCTCGCCGAGCAGTGGGGAGGGGCGGGGCAGCCCGTCACGTTGGAGGTCACCAGCAGGGGGGTCGATGCGCCACTGGAACACCCGCGGCACTGGCACCGCGCCCGCGGACGCCAGGTCGACCTGGTTTACGTCGACGGTGGGCAGGGACCGTCCCGTGGGCGGATCGGGGACCTCGACGAGTCGTCGGGGGTGGTCCGCATCGTGTCGAGGGCCGGCCGTGGGACGAAAGTCGACTCGGTAGCGTTAGAGCAGGTGGCCCGCGCCGTGATCCGGGTCGAATTTCGACCGGCCCCGCAGGAGGAGCTGGCCCTACTGTCGGACCCTGAGAACCCCGGTCGTGGCGTGCGAGAAGGAGAAGATCGTTGA
- the nusA gene encoding transcription termination factor NusA — MNIDMAALNMLSREREIPLDDLVQTLENALLTAYKRTEDAHRVARIELDRKAGTVAVMAAEVDEDGNRIGEFDATPSDFGRVAAATARQIILQRLREAETDRIYGDLVTREGEVVSGVIQSDSRANARGIVVVHIGPENGGTEGTIAPAEQVPGETYEHGDRIKCHVIGVHKGPHGASVSLSRTHPDLVRGLFALEVPEIGDGSVRIAAIAREAGHRTKIAVESTISGLNAKGACIGPNGARVRAVMAELDGEKIDIVDYDEDPTVFVGNALSPAKVISVTVADAQTRAARVVVPDYQLSLAIGKEGQNARLAHRLTQWRIDIHSDAE; from the coding sequence TTGAACATCGACATGGCAGCGCTGAACATGCTGTCCCGGGAGCGCGAGATCCCGCTGGACGATCTGGTGCAGACCCTCGAGAACGCCCTGCTCACCGCGTACAAGCGGACCGAGGACGCCCACCGCGTGGCCCGGATCGAGCTGGACCGTAAGGCTGGCACGGTTGCCGTCATGGCGGCCGAGGTCGACGAGGACGGGAATCGGATCGGGGAGTTCGACGCCACGCCCTCGGACTTCGGGAGGGTCGCCGCGGCGACCGCTCGGCAGATAATCCTCCAGCGTCTGCGGGAGGCCGAGACTGACCGCATCTATGGCGACCTTGTCACGAGAGAGGGCGAGGTTGTCAGCGGGGTCATTCAATCGGACTCCCGTGCCAACGCCCGCGGGATCGTGGTGGTCCACATCGGACCGGAGAACGGGGGAACGGAGGGGACCATTGCCCCTGCCGAACAGGTGCCGGGTGAGACCTATGAGCACGGCGATCGCATCAAGTGCCACGTGATCGGAGTGCACAAGGGGCCGCACGGTGCCTCTGTCTCGCTCTCCCGTACGCACCCGGACCTGGTCCGCGGGCTGTTCGCCCTCGAGGTCCCGGAGATCGGGGATGGCTCGGTGCGTATTGCGGCAATCGCACGTGAAGCAGGACACAGGACCAAGATCGCGGTGGAGTCCACCATCTCCGGCCTCAACGCGAAAGGGGCGTGCATCGGGCCGAACGGAGCCCGTGTACGCGCGGTGATGGCGGAATTGGACGGCGAGAAGATCGACATCGTCGACTACGACGAGGACCCCACGGTCTTCGTCGGAAACGCCTTGTCGCCGGCCAAGGTGATCTCGGTGACCGTCGCCGATGCGCAAACCAGGGCGGCCCGGGTTGTCGTGCCGGACTACCAACTGTCGCTGGCGATCGGCAAGGAGGGGCAAAACGCCCGCCTGGCCCACCGGCTCACCCAGTGGCGCATCGACATCCACAGCGACGCCGAGTGA
- a CDS encoding YlxR family protein yields the protein MAGRKNQLFGTAGSAGPIRTCVGCRGRDVDSRLLRIVHDPQSAELSPDPRRRAGGRGAWVHRDPRCIATALDRKAFSRSLRVAGNVSQDAITEVLEAVRLEHDTTRRPFGPTGGAQEEERTRHDEHTVKLQR from the coding sequence ATGGCGGGACGCAAGAACCAGCTGTTCGGCACCGCCGGGAGCGCGGGTCCCATCCGGACCTGCGTCGGTTGTCGGGGTCGGGATGTCGATTCCCGGCTCCTGCGGATTGTTCATGATCCGCAGTCGGCCGAACTCTCTCCCGATCCCCGCCGACGGGCAGGGGGACGAGGAGCCTGGGTGCACCGCGACCCGCGATGCATCGCGACTGCACTCGACCGCAAGGCCTTCTCAAGGTCACTGCGAGTCGCCGGGAACGTGTCCCAGGACGCGATCACGGAGGTGCTTGAGGCAGTACGCCTCGAGCACGACACCACCCGTCGGCCATTCGGTCCGACTGGGGGAGCACAAGAAGAGGAACGGACCAGACACGATGAGCACACCGTGAAGCTCCAGCGATGA
- the infB gene encoding translation initiation factor IF-2 produces the protein MAGKPRVHELAKEFGITSKELLTKLRDQGEFVKSASSTLEAPVVRRLREAHPPASGESAAAPTKSAGGGAPKPGAPSKPAASPRPGADPRPTAPKPAAGPTPGAKPSAPAPKPASAPVPGAKPAAPAPAPKPEAGPTPGAKPGTQRPTPESTPGAAAAASRPAPGPRPAGPKPGPKTPRVGNNPYSSGTTPAPRPQGGPRPGPGQAGPRPGGARPAPGQGGPRPPQRPGAPGQGGPRPTPGNMPPRPSPGQMPGQVARPAAGRGRPGGPGGRPGGGGFRPGGGGGAPAAGGGGFRGRPGGGGRGRGGAAGAFGRPGGAPRRGRKSKRQKRQEYDSMRAPEVGGVRLPDGRGQALRLAQGASLSDFADKIDVNPAQLVQALFNLGEMVTATQSVTPETLQLLGEEMGFKVQIVSPEDEDRELLESFDLSFGEDEGDDDDLERRPAVVTVMGHVDHGKTRLLDSIRSAKVGEGEAGGITQHIGAYQVTVPVDETDRTITFIDTPGHEAFTAMRARGAKSTDIAIIVVAADDGVMPQTVEAINHAQAAEVPIVVAVNKIDKEGAQPDKIRGQMTEYGLVPEEYGGDTMFVDISAKQNLNIDALLEAVVLTADASLDLRANPDMDAQGVAIEAHLDRGRGPVATVLIQRGTLRVGDSIVAGDAYGRVRRMVDEHGEDVTEATPSRPVQVIGLTSVCGAGDTLMVVEEDRTARQIADRRNARKRNAMAARSRRRISLEDLDSHLKETSQLNLIIKGDNSGTVEALEEALMGIEIDDEVQLRVIDRGVGAVTETNVNLAAASDAVIIGFNVRAEGKATELANREGVDIRYYSIIYQAIDEIESALKGMLKPIYEEKQLGQAEIREIFRSSKVGNIAGCMVLDGIMRRNAKARLIRDGNVAVEEMTVSSLRREKDDVTEVREGFECGLTVTYSDIKIGDIIETYELVEKPRD, from the coding sequence GTGGCAGGCAAGCCCCGGGTACACGAACTGGCCAAAGAGTTCGGTATCACAAGTAAAGAACTTCTGACGAAACTCCGCGATCAGGGAGAATTCGTCAAATCCGCATCCTCGACGCTCGAGGCACCGGTTGTCCGGCGCCTGCGCGAGGCACACCCGCCAGCAAGCGGCGAGTCCGCTGCGGCCCCGACCAAGTCCGCCGGTGGAGGCGCGCCCAAGCCGGGCGCGCCCTCCAAGCCGGCAGCGAGCCCCCGTCCAGGTGCGGATCCGCGCCCGACGGCTCCCAAGCCGGCGGCCGGTCCCACGCCGGGCGCAAAGCCGTCCGCACCGGCCCCGAAGCCGGCGTCCGCGCCGGTCCCGGGCGCGAAGCCTGCGGCCCCCGCACCTGCCCCGAAGCCGGAGGCAGGCCCGACCCCGGGAGCCAAGCCCGGAACACAGCGGCCTACCCCGGAGTCGACCCCCGGTGCTGCCGCAGCCGCGTCACGCCCGGCACCCGGACCGCGGCCAGCCGGGCCCAAGCCCGGACCGAAGACGCCTCGGGTCGGCAACAACCCGTACTCCAGCGGCACGACGCCCGCGCCGCGTCCCCAGGGCGGCCCCCGCCCAGGGCCAGGGCAGGCCGGGCCGCGTCCGGGTGGGGCACGCCCCGCGCCCGGACAAGGGGGCCCGCGTCCCCCGCAGCGGCCGGGAGCACCGGGACAGGGCGGTCCCCGTCCCACTCCGGGGAATATGCCTCCTCGTCCGAGCCCCGGTCAGATGCCGGGTCAGGTCGCACGTCCGGCAGCAGGTCGAGGCCGCCCGGGTGGTCCGGGTGGACGTCCTGGCGGCGGCGGTTTCCGTCCGGGCGGCGGCGGCGGTGCCCCCGCAGCTGGCGGCGGGGGCTTCCGGGGTCGTCCGGGTGGCGGCGGTCGCGGTCGCGGCGGTGCCGCGGGTGCGTTCGGTCGTCCCGGTGGAGCGCCCCGTCGGGGCCGCAAGTCGAAGCGGCAGAAGCGTCAGGAATACGACTCGATGCGCGCACCGGAGGTCGGCGGCGTCCGGCTTCCTGACGGCCGTGGGCAGGCCCTCCGGCTGGCCCAGGGCGCGTCGCTGAGTGACTTCGCGGATAAGATCGATGTCAACCCGGCTCAGCTCGTCCAGGCCCTGTTCAACCTGGGTGAGATGGTTACCGCGACCCAGTCGGTCACGCCGGAGACGTTGCAGCTCCTCGGCGAGGAGATGGGCTTCAAGGTCCAGATCGTCAGCCCCGAGGACGAGGATCGCGAGCTGCTCGAGTCCTTCGACCTGTCCTTCGGCGAGGACGAGGGCGACGACGACGACCTCGAGCGTCGTCCCGCGGTCGTCACGGTCATGGGTCACGTCGACCACGGCAAGACCCGACTGCTGGACAGCATCCGGTCCGCCAAGGTGGGCGAGGGTGAGGCCGGTGGCATCACTCAGCACATCGGCGCATACCAGGTGACGGTTCCCGTCGACGAGACGGACCGCACGATCACGTTCATCGACACCCCGGGCCACGAGGCATTCACCGCCATGCGTGCCCGTGGCGCGAAGTCGACCGACATCGCGATCATCGTGGTCGCGGCGGACGACGGCGTGATGCCGCAGACGGTCGAGGCGATCAACCACGCGCAGGCGGCCGAGGTGCCGATCGTCGTGGCGGTCAACAAGATCGATAAGGAGGGCGCGCAGCCCGACAAGATCCGCGGTCAGATGACCGAGTACGGGCTCGTCCCCGAGGAGTACGGCGGTGACACGATGTTCGTCGACATCTCCGCCAAGCAGAACCTCAACATCGACGCGCTGCTGGAGGCTGTGGTCCTCACTGCGGACGCATCGTTGGATCTGCGGGCGAACCCGGACATGGACGCACAGGGTGTGGCCATCGAGGCGCACCTGGACCGCGGTCGCGGTCCGGTCGCCACGGTCCTCATCCAGCGCGGAACACTCCGGGTCGGCGACTCGATCGTCGCGGGCGATGCCTACGGTCGCGTTCGTCGCATGGTCGACGAGCACGGCGAGGACGTCACGGAGGCGACACCGTCGCGTCCGGTCCAGGTCATCGGCCTGACCAGCGTCTGTGGTGCCGGTGACACCCTGATGGTGGTCGAGGAGGACCGGACCGCACGGCAGATCGCCGACCGTCGTAATGCGCGCAAGCGCAATGCGATGGCCGCGCGCAGCCGTCGCCGGATCAGCCTCGAGGATCTGGACTCGCACCTCAAGGAGACGAGCCAGCTCAACCTCATCATCAAGGGAGACAACTCCGGTACGGTCGAGGCCCTCGAAGAGGCCCTTATGGGGATCGAGATCGACGACGAGGTGCAGCTGCGCGTCATCGACCGCGGTGTCGGTGCAGTAACCGAGACCAACGTCAACCTGGCGGCTGCGTCCGACGCTGTGATCATCGGGTTCAACGTTCGTGCCGAGGGTAAGGCCACCGAGTTGGCCAACCGCGAGGGCGTCGACATCCGGTACTACTCGATCATCTACCAGGCGATCGACGAGATCGAGAGCGCGCTTAAGGGCATGCTCAAGCCGATCTATGAGGAGAAGCAGCTCGGTCAGGCGGAGATTCGTGAGATCTTCCGCTCTTCCAAGGTGGGCAACATTGCCGGCTGCATGGTGCTCGACGGCATCATGCGTCGCAACGCCAAGGCCCGGCTCATCCGGGACGGCAACGTCGCGGTGGAGGAGATGACCGTCTCCTCGCTGCGCCGTGAGAAGGACGACGTGACCGAGGTCCGCGAGGGTTTCGAGTGTGGTCTGACGGTGACGTACTCCGACATCAAGATCGGTGACATCATCGAGACCTACGAGCTCGTCGAGAAGCCGCGCGACTGA
- the rbfA gene encoding 30S ribosome-binding factor RbfA — protein MTGKGRAGRLGKRIGEIVATAIDHEIKDPRLEFVTITDSRITADLRVATLYYTVRGETLEEEPDLEAAEAALTAARGRLRTMVGKQTGVKFTPELTFVLDAVPDAARHMEELLAKARAIDEQVRRAAEGAQPAGDEDPYRKPEEAGQPEDDER, from the coding sequence ATGACCGGTAAGGGACGCGCGGGACGGCTCGGTAAACGGATCGGCGAGATCGTCGCGACGGCTATCGACCACGAGATTAAGGATCCGCGGCTCGAATTCGTCACGATCACAGATTCGCGGATCACCGCGGACCTGCGGGTGGCGACCCTGTACTACACAGTCCGGGGCGAGACCCTCGAAGAGGAGCCCGACCTCGAGGCTGCGGAGGCGGCGCTGACCGCAGCCAGGGGCCGTCTGCGCACGATGGTGGGCAAGCAGACCGGCGTGAAGTTCACCCCGGAGCTGACCTTCGTATTGGACGCCGTGCCCGACGCGGCCCGCCACATGGAAGAGCTGCTCGCGAAGGCGCGAGCCATCGACGAGCAGGTGCGTCGCGCTGCTGAGGGAGCCCAACCGGCGGGCGACGAGGACCCCTACCGCAAGCCGGAGGAGGCGGGCCAGCCGGAGGACGACGAACGGTGA
- a CDS encoding bifunctional oligoribonuclease/PAP phosphatase NrnA — MTIRVDAAGAADVLARHREVTVLCHIRPDADALGSSSGLARALRARGVTVHHSFDPGVVPQTLGIIPGTDRVVPLAGVPAHDGLVVTLDCASPDRVGRWDRLADAASEILVIDHHGSNPGFGSHMLLDPAAASTASLVLDVLEAGGFDVDAETATSLYAGLVTDTGSFRWGGTGSHETARRLLSAGAESTELTFALLDAHSFAWLRVLGELLATARLDVDAVGGRGSVWLAVPHEVILVADEDDVESLVSHLRGVREARVAVLLKEYLPGEWAVSLRSRAGGAAADVVDVSAVAAALGGGGHPSAAGCTMHGDLESVSARLRELLR, encoded by the coding sequence GTGACCATCCGGGTGGACGCCGCCGGCGCCGCGGACGTGTTGGCCCGCCACCGAGAGGTGACGGTGCTGTGCCACATCCGCCCGGACGCGGACGCACTGGGGAGCTCCTCCGGGCTCGCCCGCGCGCTGCGTGCGCGTGGCGTGACCGTCCACCACTCCTTCGACCCCGGCGTGGTACCTCAGACCCTGGGTATCATCCCGGGAACGGATCGCGTCGTTCCGCTCGCGGGAGTCCCCGCTCATGACGGTCTCGTAGTGACGCTGGACTGCGCGAGCCCGGACCGGGTGGGGCGCTGGGATCGTCTCGCCGACGCGGCCTCGGAAATCCTCGTCATCGACCACCACGGGTCCAATCCGGGATTCGGTTCCCACATGCTGCTCGACCCGGCAGCTGCGTCGACGGCGTCGCTCGTCCTGGACGTTCTCGAGGCTGGTGGATTCGACGTTGACGCCGAAACGGCGACGAGCCTTTACGCGGGGCTGGTCACTGACACCGGGTCGTTCCGGTGGGGCGGAACAGGCTCGCACGAGACCGCCCGGCGGCTTCTCTCCGCTGGCGCAGAGTCCACCGAGTTAACGTTCGCGTTGCTCGACGCGCACTCGTTCGCCTGGCTCCGCGTCCTCGGTGAACTATTGGCCACGGCGCGCCTCGACGTCGATGCGGTAGGCGGGCGCGGCTCGGTCTGGCTGGCGGTTCCGCACGAAGTGATCTTGGTCGCCGACGAGGACGATGTCGAGTCCCTGGTCTCACACCTCCGTGGTGTGCGAGAGGCGCGGGTGGCGGTGCTGTTGAAGGAATACCTCCCGGGCGAGTGGGCCGTCTCGCTTCGCTCGCGCGCCGGTGGAGCGGCCGCGGACGTGGTGGACGTTTCGGCTGTCGCGGCCGCACTGGGCGGCGGGGGGCACCCATCGGCTGCCGGCTGCACGATGCACGGTGATCTGGAATCCGTGAGTGCGAGGCTCCGTGAACTCCTCCGCTAG